In Trichocoleus sp. FACHB-46, a genomic segment contains:
- a CDS encoding transposase gives MSNFDKLRAFRHEAYALFRNGRDALFDLMDAVLVSRSIYSFAELSLLPVFRRQWPSLYEALQDSEPPRLELLELYIEQIAPEKRMVLAGDHTAWSRLQAATLRERTYEHQAHPMSGAKPITLGQGYSTIAWIPEEQGSWALPLRHERITSAETPMEKAATQLRHVCQKLTTRPLSLWDAEYGCAPFLQKTADITCDKLIRLRSNRVLYGPPPAYSGKGRPRRHGNPFKLNDATTWWHPDEEMSVEDVKWGTLRLQMWHSLHLRQAASQVLSLIRVERLPDSSTTSLKPLWLLWVGLERPPLETLWKQYLRRFAIDHWYRFAFLECPLGL, from the coding sequence ATGAGTAATTTTGACAAGCTTCGAGCGTTTCGGCACGAAGCTTATGCCTTGTTCAGAAATGGGCGAGATGCTTTATTCGACCTGATGGATGCTGTGTTGGTAAGTCGGAGCATTTACTCGTTCGCAGAGCTTTCCTTGTTGCCAGTTTTTCGCCGGCAGTGGCCGAGTTTGTATGAGGCACTACAAGATAGCGAACCCCCTCGCCTGGAACTCCTGGAACTCTATATCGAGCAGATCGCCCCAGAAAAGCGAATGGTTTTAGCAGGAGACCATACGGCCTGGTCACGCTTACAGGCAGCGACCCTGCGAGAGCGCACCTATGAACACCAAGCCCATCCAATGAGTGGAGCCAAGCCCATCACGCTAGGACAAGGCTATAGCACGATTGCCTGGATTCCCGAAGAGCAAGGAAGTTGGGCCTTACCCCTCCGGCATGAACGAATTACCAGTGCTGAAACTCCGATGGAGAAGGCTGCGACTCAATTGCGTCACGTGTGTCAGAAATTGACGACTCGTCCGTTGTCCTTATGGGATGCAGAATATGGGTGTGCTCCCTTCCTCCAGAAAACAGCTGACATCACCTGTGACAAGCTGATTCGATTGCGCTCCAATCGCGTCCTCTACGGTCCTCCTCCTGCCTACTCTGGCAAAGGACGACCTCGAAGGCATGGCAACCCGTTCAAACTCAACGATGCGACCACTTGGTGGCACCCGGATGAGGAGATGTCAGTCGAGGACGTGAAGTGGGGAACCCTGCGCTTACAGATGTGGCATTCGCTCCATCTGAGGCAGGCTGCCAGTCAGGTGTTGTCTCTAATTCGAGTGGAACGGCTCCCTGACTCTTCTACGACCTCCCTCAAACCTTTATGGCTCCTTTGGGTTGGGTTGGAACGCCCTCCCCTGGAAACTCTCTGGAAACAATACTTGCGTCGATTTGCCATTGATCATTGGTATCGCTTTGCATTTCTTGAATGCCCGTTAGGGCTATAG
- a CDS encoding phage portal protein, with translation MALVHPSRQTRSFSARPGGGLKTSYTRIEVHGHLQRSLSNLERVPLDKLRAFSRTVPVRKAIRRIANGVLAMPWVIQPPKELAKDDDALHYAEELKKALLKPNRAEHNTYSKLVRAIITEMLVLGFAAVERQPGREGTQPFWLWIANGAGIKANSDWRPEIEGIMPRFYDCSSSRSGKDCVPLMSKDLFIIQSETNSYEYVPPSPLEVAYRLIEAWLGVGDYQSNTTSRAVRSYMISIEGDDVSPEDVESFRQYWETDVEQKGKVPIIGGVVKKTELGAKNDEELYPKFTEYLLRMIALSFDLTTRDYNITEPDNRATAGIAADFTFGDAILPMATTIEEHLDIEVIDFFAPGFHLALADTEPRTEKEEAEVAGNLFERKIITRNESRIRTGHDPVLNGDVFSDGTPLETEEDTKDGSEVKLVTDVKPAPASKIKRNRKANTSQLSLFG, from the coding sequence TTGGCTCTTGTCCACCCATCTCGGCAAACTCGTTCCTTCTCGGCCCGTCCCGGCGGCGGGCTGAAGACTTCTTATACTCGCATTGAAGTTCACGGGCATTTGCAGCGATCGCTCTCCAACCTAGAGCGAGTTCCCCTCGACAAGTTGCGTGCTTTCAGTCGCACAGTTCCTGTACGCAAAGCGATTCGACGCATTGCCAACGGGGTACTGGCAATGCCTTGGGTGATTCAACCTCCCAAGGAACTGGCAAAAGATGACGATGCGCTGCACTATGCTGAAGAGCTCAAGAAGGCTCTGCTCAAGCCAAATCGAGCTGAGCATAATACTTACTCAAAGCTGGTTAGAGCCATCATCACTGAGATGTTGGTACTAGGATTTGCGGCGGTGGAACGGCAACCAGGCAGAGAAGGTACTCAACCATTCTGGTTGTGGATTGCCAACGGAGCTGGCATTAAGGCAAATAGTGATTGGCGGCCAGAGATTGAAGGAATTATGCCGCGGTTCTATGATTGTTCCTCCAGTCGTTCCGGCAAAGACTGTGTGCCGCTGATGAGCAAGGACTTGTTCATCATTCAAAGTGAGACCAACAGTTACGAATATGTGCCTCCCAGTCCCTTAGAAGTTGCCTATCGTTTGATTGAAGCTTGGTTAGGGGTCGGAGACTACCAGTCGAACACAACTAGTCGGGCGGTGCGAAGCTACATGATTAGCATTGAGGGTGATGATGTTTCACCAGAAGATGTAGAGTCTTTCCGCCAGTATTGGGAAACTGACGTTGAGCAAAAAGGCAAGGTGCCCATCATTGGTGGTGTTGTAAAGAAGACGGAACTAGGAGCCAAGAACGATGAAGAGCTTTATCCCAAATTCACGGAATACTTGCTACGGATGATTGCGCTATCTTTCGATTTGACGACGCGCGACTATAACATCACCGAACCGGACAATAGGGCTACTGCGGGTATTGCCGCAGACTTCACCTTTGGTGATGCCATTTTACCGATGGCAACCACCATTGAGGAGCATTTAGATATAGAAGTGATTGACTTCTTTGCACCTGGCTTCCACCTAGCTCTTGCTGATACTGAACCACGAACTGAGAAGGAAGAAGCCGAGGTAGCAGGTAATCTGTTTGAGCGGAAGATCATCACCCGCAATGAGAGCCGTATCCGGACAGGTCATGATCCAGTACTCAACGGTGATGTCTTTAGTGATGGAACTCCCCTAGAAACGGAAGAAGATACAAAAGACGGTTCTGAGGTGAAGCTAGTTACGGACGTTAAACCTGCAC
- a CDS encoding DUF2945 domain-containing protein — protein MALKVGSYVSWKASGGVARGRIKQIVTNDEVPNIAIKITGTNANPAAQVEIYKQSGDGWEPSNLLVAHRLSTLTEIEPLKAPSKSSSKKASMSAAATQVQILQVQLEALRSRLLLERS, from the coding sequence ATGGCTCTCAAGGTTGGTTCCTACGTGAGCTGGAAAGCTTCAGGCGGGGTGGCACGCGGTCGAATCAAGCAAATCGTGACCAATGATGAAGTTCCCAACATTGCTATCAAAATCACAGGGACCAACGCTAATCCAGCTGCTCAGGTTGAGATTTACAAGCAGAGTGGTGACGGCTGGGAGCCTAGCAACCTTTTAGTTGCGCATAGGCTATCAACCTTAACCGAAATCGAACCACTTAAAGCTCCGAGCAAGTCTTCTAGCAAAAAGGCTTCGATGTCCGCTGCTGCGACCCAGGTACAAATCTTGCAGGTGCAATTGGAAGCGTTGCGATCGCGGCTGCTTCTAGAAAGGTCATAG
- a CDS encoding glycoside hydrolase family 19 protein, translating to MNSAQTPSPVNNPAQPKGAIQPQTQPGQVTAPKPPDPSPTVAEVMKVCPDADISNVRNYLPLILKAMATDGLISKNQLVAIIATIHVETTPFAPIPEYGRGAGLGYAPYYGRGFIQLTHLTNYQAASKKFGIDLVGKPDLALKPDLAAKILTWFWKGNTGNNPSIPAEKGDWRGVRLHVNGGYRHLDKFLGAVERGLQVFKSGIDPKAIGSIPLDGSYGLGCADPGIASSRTLTGVHNPTTQADALSYALGLHLRERDRSHKFDATLNLASVPEVLELDAQKTFEVKGFGTDLDGTFTTDEIVFYPLDERGLIAELHAFKPDPNAPPVQAFLHDSQAGLNPAQSNIISNVPAGEIPQKIYQAALSNKGRSSAAGPGGGNVACAWCVNKYAIAPAGLKPIGSNTDYVPSMVEALDGGRGKKVDPSQAVPGDIWISYDMAHVGICTTQGCTRVLSNSSSRAAFAWEDARSEVDSYYGGSTQAIYRVVN from the coding sequence ATGAATAGTGCTCAAACTCCATCACCAGTCAACAATCCAGCTCAGCCCAAGGGAGCTATTCAGCCTCAAACTCAACCCGGTCAAGTCACTGCACCTAAGCCTCCAGACCCTTCTCCAACAGTTGCTGAGGTGATGAAAGTTTGCCCTGATGCAGACATCAGCAACGTCAGGAACTATCTGCCCCTAATCCTTAAGGCGATGGCAACGGATGGGCTGATTAGCAAGAATCAGCTCGTGGCGATTATTGCCACGATCCACGTGGAAACCACTCCCTTTGCCCCGATCCCTGAGTACGGCAGAGGTGCTGGGCTAGGCTACGCTCCTTATTATGGACGCGGATTTATTCAACTGACGCATTTAACAAATTACCAAGCAGCCAGTAAAAAGTTTGGGATTGATTTAGTTGGCAAGCCAGACCTCGCACTCAAGCCAGATCTCGCTGCTAAGATTCTCACCTGGTTCTGGAAAGGCAACACTGGTAACAATCCCTCAATTCCGGCTGAAAAAGGAGATTGGCGGGGAGTGCGCCTCCATGTGAATGGAGGCTACCGCCACCTGGATAAATTCCTAGGAGCAGTTGAACGCGGCCTGCAAGTCTTTAAGTCAGGCATTGACCCTAAGGCAATTGGATCGATTCCGCTAGATGGCAGTTATGGCTTGGGCTGTGCTGATCCGGGTATTGCTAGCAGTCGCACCTTAACGGGAGTGCATAACCCGACCACCCAAGCTGATGCCTTGTCCTATGCTTTGGGTCTGCATCTAAGGGAGCGCGATCGCTCTCACAAGTTTGATGCCACTCTCAACCTTGCGAGTGTGCCAGAAGTATTGGAGCTAGATGCCCAGAAAACGTTTGAGGTGAAAGGTTTTGGAACTGATTTAGATGGCACTTTCACAACGGATGAAATCGTTTTCTATCCTCTGGACGAACGGGGGCTGATTGCAGAACTGCACGCCTTCAAGCCTGACCCCAACGCTCCACCCGTACAAGCATTTCTGCATGACTCTCAGGCTGGGCTGAATCCTGCTCAGTCAAACATCATAAGCAATGTTCCAGCAGGGGAGATTCCCCAGAAGATTTACCAGGCGGCACTATCAAATAAGGGTAGAAGTTCAGCAGCGGGGCCGGGGGGCGGGAATGTGGCCTGTGCATGGTGTGTGAATAAGTACGCGATCGCGCCTGCGGGTCTGAAGCCAATTGGTAGCAATACCGACTATGTGCCCTCAATGGTAGAAGCACTTGACGGCGGACGTGGCAAAAAAGTAGACCCCTCTCAGGCGGTCCCCGGTGATATTTGGATCTCTTACGATATGGCTCACGTTGGCATCTGCACAACACAGGGATGTACTAGGGTACTTTCAAACTCCTCCTCTAGAGCCGCTTTTGCTTGGGAAGATGCTCGTAGTGAAGTGGACTCTTATTATGGTGGTTCAACCCAAGCAATTTACCGAGTTGTCAATTAA